TTGGGgtaaattttggggttttgaggttttcggggattttgggtttttggggtgggtttgggggtattttttggcaattttggggcttttgatgggattttgggttatttcatgggatttttgggataatTTGGGGCCACTTTTGGGAATTCTCAGTGTCCCCCCAGGTTCAgctttggggtggattttggggacattttgagTGGTTTTGgaggcagttttggggtttttggggtgggttttggggtatttAACAGGTTTTTGGGtcatttaatgggatttttggaTCATTTGGGGCCacttttgggaatttttggtgTCCCCCCAGGTTCGGCttcagggtggattttggggacattttgagTGGTTTTGGaggcagtttttggggtttttggggtggatttggggtaTTTAACGGGATTTTGGGTTATTTCATGGGATTTTTGGATCATTTGGGGCCACTTTTGGGAATTCTCGGTGTCCCCCCAGATTTGGCTtcggggtggattttggggacattttgagTGGTTTTGgaggcagttttggggtgggttttgggtATTTAACAGGATTTTGGGTTATTtcatgggatttttgggatcgTTTGGGGCCACTTTTGGGAATTCTCGGTGTCCCCCCAGGTTCGGCTTCGGGCTGCCGACGTCGCGCGCCTACGCCGAGTacctgggggggtccctggtGCTGCAGTCGCTGCAGGGCGTCGGCACCGACGTCTACCTGAGGCTGCGGCACATCGACGGCAAGGCCGAGAGCTTCCGCATCTAGGGGGGCTTCGGGGGGCCCGGAGACCCCCCCCGAGGTGGACAGTGGTCATCGGGGTCGCGGCGAGCCCCGAACGTTGGGTTTCGGTCACGAGAACCGTGGAGAACCTTCCAAAGTTGGACTTTTGGGTCGTGGAACCCTTAAAAGTTGGGGTTTTGGTCATTAAAATCGTGGAGAACCTTCCCAAGTTGGGTTTTGGTCATCAAGGTCAAAGAGAACCTTCCAAAGTTGGGTTTTGGTCATTAAAGTCATGGAAAATTCTTAAAAGTTGGGTTTTGGACATACAAAGCATGGAGAACCTTCCCAAGTTGGACTTTTGGGTCATGGAACCCCTAAAAGTTGGGGATTTAGTCATTAAAATCGTGGAGAACCTTCCCAAGTTGGACTTTGAGGTCATTAAAATCATGGAGAACCTTCCAAAGTTGGGTTTTGGTCATTAAAGTTGTGGAAAACTCTTAAAAGTTGGGTTTTGGTCATTAAAATTGTGGAGAACCTTCCCAAGTTGGGTTTTGGTCATCCAGGTCAAAGAGAACCTTCCAAAGTTGGACTTTTGGGTCGTGGAACCCTTAAAAGTTGGGGATTTAGTCATTAAAATCGTGGAGAACCATCCCAAGTTGGACTTTCAGGTCATTAAAGTCATGGAGAACCTTCCCAAGTTGGGTTTTGGTCATCAAGGTCAAAGAGAACCTTCCAAAGTTGGGTTTTGGTCATTAAAGTCATGGAAAACTCTTAAAAGTTGGGTTTTGGACATACAAACCGTGGAGAACCTTCCCAAGTTGGACTTTTGGGTCGTGGAACCCCTAAAAGTTGGGGATTTAGTCATTAAAATCGTGGAGAACCTTCCCAAGTTGGACTTTGAGGTCATTAAAATCATGGAGAACCTTCCAAAGTTGGGTTTTGGTCATTAAACTCATGGAAAACTCTTAAGAGTTGGGTTTTGGTCATTAAAATTGTGGAGAACCTTCCAAAGTTGGGTTTTGGTCATCCAGGTCAAGGAGAACCTTCCAAAGTTGGGTTTTGGTCATTAAAGTCATGAAAAACTCTTAAAAGTTGGCGTTTGGTCATACAAACCTTGGAGAACCTTCCCAAGTTGGGTTTCGGTCATGGGAACCGTGGAGAACCTTCCAAAGTTGGACTTTCAGATCATTAAACTCATGGAAAACTCTTAAAAGTTGGGTTTTGGTCATTAAAATGGTGGAGAACCTTCCAAAGTTGGGGTTTGGTCATTAAAACCATGGACAACCTTCCAAAGTTGGACTTTTGGGTCATGGAACCCCTAAAAGTTGGGGTTTGGTCATTAAAGTTGTGGAAAACTCTTAAAAGTTGGGGTTTGGTCATTAAAATCGTGGAGAACCTTCCCAAGTTGGGTTTTGGTCGTGGAAACCGAGGAAAACCCCCAAAAGTGGACATTGGTCATGGTGGGGGTCAAGGCCACGCCCCCAAAGTGGACATTGGTCATGGTGGGGGTCAAGGCCACGCCCCCAAAGTGGACATTGGTCATGGTGGGGGTCAAGGAGAGCCCAAAGCGGCCAAAGCGGAGGGGGCGGGGCTTTATTTGGGGGAGGGGcgagggggaggaggggagggaggaaggctCCGGGTGGGGGTGGGGTGGGACAAGGGCCcggtttgggctttttttgacCCAAAATTGGTCGTCATCTTCATCGGCGTCTTCATCATCTCCATGGAGGCCATCTTCATCTTCATCGTCATCGTGGAGGACCAAAGGCCcaatttgggctttttttgacCCAAAATTTctcatcttcatcatcttcatcatcttcatcatcatcatggAGACCCAAGTGTCcgttttgggctttttttaccccaaaattgGTCATCATCTTCATCGTCAACGttttcttcatcatcatcatcatggagctcatcttcatcttcattttGATGGAGGCCCAAGGGTccattttgggctttttttgacccaaaattcctcctcatcttcctcatcttcatcatcGTCATCATGGAGGCTCAAAGCTCCACTTTGAGCCTTTTTTGACCCAAAAttcctcctcatcttcatcatcatcataattttcatcttcatcatcatcatcatcaccatggAGGCTCAAAGCTCCATTTTGAGCCTTTTTTGACCCAAAAttcctcctcatcttcatcatcatcatcatcatcaccatggAGGCTCAAAGCTCcactttgggctttttttgacccaaaattcctcctcatcttcatcatcttcatcatcatcttcatcatctcCATCAtcttcctccccaccctcctcctcctcctcagtccCTCCCCCCCCTAATCTTCATCccctcctccatcctcctcatcctcggggCCTTCGtcccctgctccatcctcctcatcctcggggCCTTCATCCcctccatcctcctcatcctcggggCCTTCATCCcctccatcctcctcatcctcggggCCTTCAtcccctgctccatcctcctcatcctcggggCCTTCAtcccctgctccatcctcctcatcctcggggCCTTCAtcccctgctccatcctcctcatcctcggggCCTTCATCCCCGTTTTTGGGCTCTCCTTCATCATCCTCGGGGgtttcttcctcatttttgggttctccctcctcatcctcggggCCTTCATCCCCTGCTCCACCTTCATCATCCCCGGGGCCTTCGTCGCCGATTTTGGGCtctccctcctcatcctcggggCCCTGGCCGCGGTGTCCGGGCGCGCCCTCCTCTTCCTCGCGCGTCCGGCCGGGCTCCGGCCGGCAGCACGGACAGTCCGAGCGGTGCCCGGGCGCGGCGTCGCGCTGCGGGTCGTAAAAATCTGCGGAAACGGGGAGAAACGCCGGAAATGACCACTGGAGTGACCACTGGAGTGACCACTGGAGTGACCACTggagtgaccaatgagtgaccaatggAGTGACCAATGGAGTGACCAATGGAGTGACCACTGGAGTGACCATGGAGTGACCAATGGAGTGACCACTGGAGTGACCACTGGGGTGACCAATGGAGTGACCAATGGAGTGACCACTGCAGTGACCACTGGGATGGTCACTAGAGTGACCACTGGAGTGACCACTGGAGTGACCAATGGAGTGACCACTGGGGTGACCAATGGAGTGACCACTGCAGTGACCAATGGAGTGACCAATGGAGTGACCACTGGAGTGACCACTGGAGTGACCAATGGAGTGACCAATGGAGTGACCACTGG
This sequence is a window from Vidua chalybeata isolate OUT-0048 chromosome 37 unlocalized genomic scaffold, bVidCha1 merged haplotype SUPER_37_unloc_1, whole genome shotgun sequence. Protein-coding genes within it:
- the LOC128782747 gene encoding S-antigen protein-like, encoding MATLDCVRAGGRSLDRRLDAVPGQALLAGLRAAGAVSEPEVAALGPPDSSGWARRLRALAVAKGDRTCHVLLTVLEGLEGPPRPGPFDFYDPQRDAAPGHRSDCPCCRPEPGRTREEEEGAPGHRGQGPEDEEGEPKIGDEGPGDDEGGAGDEGPEDEEGEPKNEEETPEDDEGEPKNGDEGPEDEEDGAGDEGPEDEEDGAGDEGPEDEEDGAGDEGPEDEEDGGDEGPEDEEDGGDEGPEDEEDGAGDEGPEDEEDGGGDED